One window of Acidobacteriota bacterium genomic DNA carries:
- a CDS encoding ATP-binding protein: MKGQKRILATVAADSFVGRDVELETLIAEAHRTDSTSGLHLIAAPGLGLSELLRQTYDRLFRDKNGPIPFYFSFRPDETASAAALRFVQDFILQTVAFRRQNPALLDFGGDICEISQIAVPGDTHWIDRLLETCRLESRLNNERAFIRTALGAPLRAYANGARSFAMLDDLDTADPELRAELNSMFARFEMPFVFASKRRFDIDQIVLETTELEPLRFDEAGALAERLAEKLKVVINEQARDLIAVQLGGNPAFITNLIQSANEQGVGLDSFARVQRVYTDEIFGGRTARYLSGILNRIVPDGKLQKQVVGALFDALRPEIGKIHAEDWRRLFNLDADSYYRLLNELNAQEFISVTSNLIEPMRENLPLCDFVAGRFRLETAKQNRALTIGESLAAFVKRAPVTMAAFYRENSALGLRELLAVFNHQDVPRALLDYGAFRDDLKGLPDAEIVKTALADDDRVTLPQIVYAAHTVAVYPSISQVIERSRSAVALGFLESSYRDGDEIVWIAAEIDSKLEASRDLAEFWCDRLEMVALVCNFQNYRLWLVSPEGFSDQAREVLAERGALGSSRKQVDLLVQFLGAPVTAAERSNEYEMVVPMGEDTEIIAAQTIEEIARRHHFAPKAINQIKTALVEACINASEHSHSPDRKIYQRFFVEEDRITITVSNRGMRLKDKQSREINPTEGRRGWGLKLMRSLMDEVRIEQTDDGTRITMVKKI, translated from the coding sequence ATGAAAGGGCAAAAAAGAATTCTGGCGACCGTGGCGGCTGATTCGTTCGTCGGGCGCGATGTCGAACTCGAAACTCTGATAGCCGAAGCGCATCGGACCGACTCGACTTCGGGCCTTCATTTGATAGCCGCTCCGGGACTCGGTCTTTCCGAACTTCTGCGGCAGACCTACGATCGCCTTTTCAGGGACAAGAACGGCCCGATTCCGTTCTATTTCAGCTTTCGCCCCGACGAAACCGCTTCCGCCGCCGCGCTTCGGTTTGTCCAGGATTTTATTTTGCAGACGGTCGCGTTTCGGCGTCAGAATCCGGCATTGCTTGATTTCGGCGGCGACATCTGCGAGATCTCGCAGATCGCCGTGCCGGGCGATACGCATTGGATCGACAGACTGCTCGAAACTTGCCGGCTTGAAAGCCGTCTGAACAACGAGCGGGCGTTCATCCGCACCGCGCTCGGCGCTCCCTTGCGGGCGTACGCGAACGGCGCGCGGTCGTTCGCGATGCTCGACGATCTCGATACGGCCGATCCCGAACTTCGGGCTGAATTGAATTCGATGTTCGCGCGGTTCGAAATGCCGTTCGTATTCGCCTCCAAACGGCGTTTCGACATCGATCAGATAGTGCTTGAAACGACCGAACTCGAGCCTCTTCGATTCGATGAGGCGGGCGCGCTTGCCGAACGGCTCGCGGAAAAGCTCAAGGTCGTGATCAACGAACAGGCACGCGATCTGATCGCCGTGCAACTCGGGGGAAATCCGGCGTTTATCACGAATCTGATCCAGTCGGCGAACGAACAAGGCGTCGGTCTCGACAGTTTCGCACGCGTCCAGAGAGTTTACACCGACGAGATCTTCGGCGGACGCACCGCACGGTACCTGAGCGGCATTTTGAATCGGATCGTGCCGGACGGAAAACTGCAGAAGCAAGTCGTCGGCGCGCTTTTTGACGCGCTTCGGCCGGAAATCGGAAAGATCCACGCCGAAGACTGGCGCCGGCTTTTCAACCTTGACGCCGATTCGTACTATCGTCTGCTTAACGAGCTCAACGCGCAGGAGTTCATCAGTGTCACGTCGAACCTGATCGAACCGATGCGCGAGAATCTCCCGCTTTGCGACTTCGTGGCCGGACGCTTTCGCCTTGAGACCGCGAAACAGAACCGGGCGCTGACGATCGGCGAGTCACTCGCGGCGTTCGTCAAGCGCGCGCCCGTGACGATGGCGGCCTTTTACCGCGAAAATTCGGCGCTCGGACTGCGCGAACTGTTGGCGGTCTTCAATCATCAGGATGTACCGCGGGCGCTCCTCGACTACGGCGCTTTCCGTGACGATCTGAAGGGCTTGCCCGATGCCGAGATCGTCAAAACCGCGCTCGCCGATGACGATCGCGTAACTTTGCCGCAGATCGTTTATGCCGCGCACACCGTCGCGGTCTATCCGTCGATCTCGCAGGTCATCGAACGCTCGCGTTCGGCGGTCGCGCTCGGGTTTCTCGAATCGAGCTATCGCGACGGCGACGAGATCGTCTGGATCGCGGCCGAGATCGATTCAAAACTAGAAGCGTCGCGCGATCTGGCCGAGTTTTGGTGCGATCGTCTCGAAATGGTCGCGCTCGTCTGCAATTTTCAGAACTACAGACTCTGGCTCGTTTCGCCTGAGGGATTTTCGGACCAGGCCCGCGAGGTTCTCGCCGAACGCGGCGCGCTGGGCTCGAGCCGCAAGCAGGTCGATCTGCTCGTCCAATTTCTCGGCGCCCCTGTGACCGCCGCGGAGAGGTCGAACGAATACGAAATGGTCGTGCCGATGGGCGAGGACACGGAGATCATCGCCGCGCAGACGATCGAAGAGATCGCTCGGCGCCATCATTTCGCACCGAAGGCGATCAACCAGATCAAGACCGCGCTCGTCGAAGCGTGCATCAACGCGTCCGAGCATTCTCACAGTCCTGACCGCAAGATCTACCAGCGCTTTTTCGTTGAGGAAGACCGCATTACGATCACCGTTTCGAATCGGGGGATGCGTTTGAAAGACAAGCAGTCGCGAGAGATCAACCCGACCGAAGGCCGCCGCGGCTGGGGCCTCAAACTGATGCGCTCGCTGATGGATGAGGTCAGGATCGAACAGACCGACGACGGCACGCGGATCACGATGGTCAAGAAGATCTGA
- a CDS encoding STAS domain-containing protein, with protein METNTITVSPAGETATVLAGDYLNKISGETIERECRKKLEAGARRLVVNFAETEIVNSIGVSILLGVIDAAQDAGAEVIFSDVKEETQELFEMLGLTNHVQMR; from the coding sequence GTGGAAACAAATACAATTACCGTCAGTCCGGCGGGTGAAACGGCGACTGTCCTGGCCGGCGATTACCTGAACAAGATCAGCGGCGAAACGATCGAGCGCGAGTGCCGCAAAAAACTTGAGGCCGGCGCGAGGAGGCTGGTCGTCAACTTCGCTGAAACCGAGATCGTCAATTCGATCGGGGTCTCGATCCTGCTCGGCGTGATCGACGCCGCCCAGGACGCCGGAGCGGAGGTCATCTTTTCGGACGTCAAGGAAGAGACTCAGGAACTGTTCGAAATGCTCGGTCTGACGAACCACGTTCAAATGAGGTGA
- a CDS encoding HD domain-containing protein, producing MENSQKLIHTFGALAELGSEVAQKQNFQEMMRTSLHLLLGSLAIMRGGIARFSRFGHELNMLVVRGFGEEFPLSLSLCHEDERQFLVNGTYPIEVSQAKVLPFFQIYDRSFEKKRVELLIPLVIRDEIVGVILLGEKANGEPYSNYDKDIICAMARHVGVGIAQRNLMAELERRADENRRLYDDLKTTYADTVKAFATAIDCKDKYTEGHSVRVGKYSEAIAFELGWGEPEVEGAAVAGYLHDVGKLTVERNIINAPYRINAKESAELSKHPSVGYEILLPIHHPYADVPLAAKYHHERLDGRGYPDGLIDREIPYIAKIVNLADSFDAMTTDRPYKRRRPAGEVIDDLARNSGRQFAPELVSAFMRGMLKELNGESKDKRFRRLLGRDYMETEGLGSMIGEALNRVAPTSRATAVA from the coding sequence ATGGAAAATTCACAAAAACTCATACATACCTTCGGCGCGCTGGCGGAACTCGGCAGCGAGGTCGCGCAGAAACAGAATTTTCAGGAAATGATGCGGACCTCGCTGCATCTGTTGTTGGGAAGCCTGGCGATCATGCGCGGCGGCATCGCGCGCTTTTCGCGATTCGGGCACGAGCTGAATATGCTCGTCGTCCGCGGTTTCGGTGAGGAGTTTCCGCTCAGCCTGTCGCTGTGCCACGAAGACGAACGCCAGTTTTTGGTCAACGGAACCTATCCGATCGAGGTTTCGCAGGCGAAGGTCCTGCCGTTCTTTCAGATCTACGATCGGAGTTTCGAAAAGAAACGCGTCGAGCTGCTGATTCCGCTTGTCATTCGAGACGAGATCGTCGGCGTCATTCTGCTCGGCGAGAAGGCCAACGGCGAACCGTATTCGAATTACGACAAGGACATCATCTGCGCGATGGCGCGGCACGTCGGCGTCGGCATCGCGCAGCGTAATCTGATGGCGGAGCTTGAACGCCGGGCGGACGAGAACCGCCGTCTCTACGACGATCTCAAGACGACCTACGCCGACACTGTCAAGGCCTTTGCGACGGCGATCGATTGCAAAGACAAGTACACCGAGGGGCATTCGGTGCGCGTCGGAAAGTACTCCGAGGCGATCGCGTTTGAACTCGGCTGGGGCGAACCGGAAGTCGAAGGCGCGGCCGTTGCCGGATATCTTCACGACGTCGGCAAACTCACCGTCGAACGCAACATCATCAACGCGCCGTACCGCATCAACGCCAAGGAATCGGCGGAATTATCGAAACATCCATCGGTCGGCTACGAGATTTTGTTGCCGATCCATCACCCTTACGCGGACGTCCCCCTCGCTGCGAAGTACCACCACGAACGGCTCGACGGGCGCGGTTATCCGGACGGTTTGATCGATCGCGAGATCCCTTACATTGCGAAGATCGTCAATCTCGCGGATTCGTTCGACGCGATGACGACCGATCGGCCGTACAAGCGAAGACGTCCCGCGGGAGAAGTCATCGATGACCTCGCACGCAACAGCGGGCGCCAGTTCGCTCCCGAACTCGTGTCGGCGTTTATGCGCGGAATGCTCAAGGAATTGAACGGTGAGTCCAAAGACAAGCGTTTTCGCAGGCTGCTCGGCCGGGATTATATGGAAACGGAAGGACTCGGTTCGATGATCGGCGAGGCCTTGAACCGCGTTGCGCCGACCTCGCGTGCGACGGCAGTCGCTTGA